One window from the genome of Nicotiana tomentosiformis chromosome 5, ASM39032v3, whole genome shotgun sequence encodes:
- the LOC104102594 gene encoding BAG family molecular chaperone regulator 1-like, protein MMQMKTKTTGMPPMMNGSSDASEKEWELRPSGMLVQKRNPDCENCPPPPTIRVRVKYHSIYHEINISSQATFGELKKMLTGPTGLHHQDQKLLYKDKERDNKAFLDIAGVKDKSKIVLMEDPISQEKRYLEMRKNAKVEKAAKTISEITLEVDRLARQVSALESIISKGGRVVEKDLINLIELLMNQLVQLDGIIAEGDVKLQRKNQVRRVQKCVETLDVLKIKNSVTTSNGNHITKDQSSPAQQHQRYSNEQASSPVQQEKSVKTKQQQPSKHSSSGSVVITTQWETFDSTPAPLLDHFSSPTTTPSTHAAAVQPRLSWDLL, encoded by the exons ATGATGCAAATGAAGACGAAAACCACCGGAATGCCGCCGATGATGAACGGTAGCTCTGATGCGAGCGAGAAGGAGTGGGAGCTGAGGCCCAGTGGAATGCTGGTCCAGAAACGCAACCCGGATTGTGAAAACTGTCCTCCTCCACCTACTATTCGGGTTCGGGTCAAGTATCACTCCATTTACCACGAGATCAATATCAGTTCTCAAGCAACCTTTG GGGAACTGAAGAAGATGTTGACGGGGCCAACGGGATTGCACCACCAAGATCAGAAATTACTGTATAAGGATAAAGAGAGAGATAATAAAGCATTTCTTGATATTGCTGGAGTGAAGGATAAGTCCAAAATTGTTCTAATGGAAGACCCAATTAGCCAAGAAAAACGGTACCTAGAGATGAGAAAGAATGCTAAAGTGGAGAAGGCTGCTAAAACAATATCAGAGATCACTTTGGAAGTCGATAGGCTGGCTAGACAG GTTTCTGCACTGGAATCTATAATTTCCAAAGGTGGGAGAGTTGTAGAAAAGGATTTGATAAATCTGATAGAGTTATTGATGAATCAGCTGGTTCAATTAGATGGCATTATTGCTGAAGGTGATGTGAAATTGCAGAGAAAAAATCAG GTGAGAAGAGTGCAAAAGTGTGTTGAAACATTAGATGTGTTGAAGATAAAAAATTCAGTTACAACCAGCAATGGCAATCACATTACAAAAGACCAATCTTCCCCAGCTCAGCAACACCAAAGGTATTCCAATGAGCAGGCATCATCACCAGTTCAACAGGAAAAATCGGTAAAAACCAAACAACAGCAGCCATCAAAGCACTCGAGCTCAGGGTCTGTAGTTATAACGACACAATGGGAAACATTTGATTCCACACCAGCGCCATTGCTGGACCATTTCTCATCACCTACAACCACACCAAGCACCCATGCTGCAGCTGTCCAACCGCGACTCAGTTGGGATTTGCTTTGA